The Neomonachus schauinslandi chromosome 11, ASM220157v2, whole genome shotgun sequence genome contains a region encoding:
- the LOC110576504 gene encoding LOW QUALITY PROTEIN: olfactory receptor 56A1-like (The sequence of the model RefSeq protein was modified relative to this genomic sequence to represent the inferred CDS: inserted 1 base in 1 codon; substituted 1 base at 1 genomic stop codon) translates to MALPSNYSTAPVSEFLLFCFPNYQSWQHWLSLPLSLLFLLAMGANATLLITIWLEVSLHEPMYYLLSLLSLLDIVLCLTVIPKVLAIFWFDLRSISFSACFLQMFIMNSFLPMESCTFMVMAYDRYVAICHPLXYPSIITDQFVAKASIFIVTQNAILTAPIPILTARLHYCGKNVIENCICVNLSVSRLSCDNFTLNRIYQFVAGWTLLGSDFILIFLSYTFILRAVLRFKAEGAAVKALSTCGSHFILILFFSTIXLVVVLRNVARKRVPMDILILLNVLHHLIPPALNPIVYGVQTKEIKQGIKKLLWRGM, encoded by the exons ATGGCCTTACCCAGCAACTACTCCACTGCTCCAGTCTCTGAATTCCTCCTCTTCTGCTTCCCTAACTACCAGAGTTGGCAGCACTGGctgtccctgcccctcagcctcctcttcctcctggccaTGGGGGCCAATGCCACCCTCTTGATCACCATCTGGCTGGAGGTCTCTCTGCATGAGCCCATGTACTACCTGCTCAGCCTCCTCTCTCTGTTGGACATTGTGCTCTGCCTGACCGTCATCCCCAAGGTCCTGGCCATCTTCTGGTTTGATCTCAGGTCCATCAGCTTCTCAGCCTGCTTCCTCCAGATGTTCATCATGAACAGTTTCCTCCCTATGGAGTCCTGCACATTCATGgtcatggcctatgaccgctatgtggccatctgcCACCCACTATGATACCCATCCATCATCACTGACCAATTTGTGGCCAAGGCTAGCATCTTCATTGTCACCCAAAATGCCATTCTCACTGCACCTATTCCTATTCTCACTGCCCGGCTCCATTATTGTGGGAAAAATGTCATTGAGAACTGCATCTGTGTCAACTTGTCCGTGTCCAGGCTCTCCTGTGACAATTTCACCCTTAACAGAATCTACCAATTTGTGGCTGGTTGGACTTTACTGGGGTCAGATTTCATCCTCATCTTCCTCTCTTACACCTTCATCCTAAGAGCTGTGCTTAGGTTCAAGGCTGAGGGGGCTGCTGTAAAAGCCCTGAGCACATGTGGCTCTCACTTCATCCTCATCTTGTTCTTCAGCACCA CTCTGGTTGTTGTGTTGAGAAATGTGGCCAGAAAGAGGGTCCCCATGGACATCCTCATCTTGCTCAATGTCCTTCATCACCTCATACCTCCTGCCTTGAACCCTATTGTATATGGGGTTCAGACCAAAGAGATAAAACAAGGAATTAAGAAATTACTGTGGAGAGGGATGTGA
- the LOC123326199 gene encoding LOW QUALITY PROTEIN: olfactory receptor 56A4-like (The sequence of the model RefSeq protein was modified relative to this genomic sequence to represent the inferred CDS: inserted 1 base in 1 codon), whose translation MASPSNYSTAPVSEFLLFCFPNYQSWQHWLSLPLSLLFLLAMGANATLLITIWLEVSLHEPMYYLLSLLSLLDIVLCLTVIPKVLAIFWFDLRSISFSACFLQMFIMNCFLAMESCTFMVMAYDRYVAICHPLRYPSMITDQFVVKATIFVVARNGFFFLPVPVLSSRLRYCAENIIKNCICTNLSVSKLSCDDIIFNQLYQFVAGWTLLGSDLILIVLSYSFILKAVLRIKAEGAMXKALGTCGSHFMLILFFSTVLLVLVITNLARKKLPPDVPILLNILHHLIPPALNPIVYGVRTKEIKQGIQNLLRRL comes from the exons ATGGCTTCACCCAGCAACTACTCCACTGCTCCAGTCTCTGAATTCCTCCTCTTCTGCTTCCCTAACTACCAGAGTTGGCAGCACTGGctgtccctgcccctcagcctcctcttcctcctagCTATGGGAGCCAATGCCACCCTCTTGATCACCATCTGGCTGGAGGTCTCTCTGCACGAGCCCATGTACTACCTGCTCAGCCTCCTCTCTCTGTTGGACATCGTGCTCTGCCTGACTGTCATCCCCAAGGTCCTGGCCATCTTCTGGTTTGATCTCAGGTCCATCAGCTTCTCAGCCTGCTTCCTCCAGATGTTCATCATGAATTGCTTCCTTGCCATGGAGTCCTGCACATTCATGgtcatggcctatgaccgctatgtggccatctgcCACCCACTGAGATACCCATCCATGATCACTGACCAATTTGTGGTTAAAGCTACCATATTTGTTGTGGCCCGGaatggcttcttttttcttcctgttccagtACTTTCTTCCCGGCTCAGATACTGTGCAGAGAACATCATCAAGAACTGTATCTGCACTAATCTTTCTGTGTCCAAACTCTCCTGTGATGACATCATCTTCAATCAACTCTACCAGTTTGTGGCAGGCTGGACTCTACTGGGCTCTGACCTCATCCTAATTGTTCTCTCCTACTCCTTCATCCTGAAAGCTGTGCTAAGGATCAAGGCTGAGGGTGCTA GCAAAGCTCTAGGCACTTGTGGTTCCCACTTCATGCTCATCCTCTTCTTTAGCACAGTCCTGCTGGTTCTGGTCATCACTAACCTGGCCAGGAAGAAGCTTCCCCCAGATGTCCCCATATTGCTCAACATCCTGCACCACCTCATCCCCCCAGCTCTGAACCCCATTGTTTATGGTGTGAGAACCAAGGAGATCAAGCAGGGAATCCAGAACCTGCTGAGAAGGTTGTAA